A window of the Cystobacter fuscus genome harbors these coding sequences:
- a CDS encoding DUF2075 domain-containing protein, which yields MYSAALGTQHLYRAPVPRFLDDVDADSLPGMLKERFQALEGESPSEGEVTAWKHSLRALAEVLRDERLRRSEIFVELWMPIRGRRCDALLTGRNLEGLLSAVVVELKQWTMVRTSPWREEVSVMNDSRPHPSAQVRDYVGFLRYYHSAFVQDGVHITGCVWLHGMEEPRSISLLRNPDAFGDLFREYPLFVKREQRRFADWLHAQLGHGEGTRAAELIATGHTRPSEKLLDMVVRTIQGEFEWRLLDVQRQAYLRIITAVEEGRSDGSRTVVLVKGGPGTGKSVLAIQLLAHGANKHWRVVHATGSQAFQTNLQGKTLAFSEQLHKTLQGVRFKKELPIEQIFCTFADVAKAGARQADVLDLVVADEAHRLWDFRRMKFPNGKIRRLSDTPMIEEVIRASRVTAFFLDDNQAVRAGEIGQSSVVREAAKRLGVRLVELELDLQFRCGGSESYVRWVDALLGFRDSADLAWRAQEAYALEVEPDMVRMDQRLRALRNQGYRSRIVAGYCWPWSPVGSGPERLVRDVKDKRFGAWSAPWIEKTGQGRKPLENQYYRWANEDEYYEQVGSIYSVQGFEFDYVGVIWGEDLVWRTDRWVADLSKNKDKTFKRDVRASGEDAVIKLRNVYRVLLSRGMRGTHVFILDAETREHVESLLRGQRATRVA from the coding sequence ATGTACTCCGCGGCACTGGGTACACAACACCTGTACCGTGCTCCGGTCCCGCGCTTCCTCGACGATGTGGACGCGGACTCGCTGCCAGGGATGCTCAAGGAGCGGTTCCAGGCGCTCGAAGGAGAATCACCGTCGGAAGGAGAGGTGACGGCCTGGAAGCACTCCCTGCGTGCGCTCGCCGAGGTCCTGCGTGACGAGCGGTTGCGGCGCTCGGAGATCTTCGTCGAGTTGTGGATGCCCATCCGGGGACGGCGGTGTGATGCCCTGCTGACGGGGAGGAACCTCGAGGGCCTTCTGTCGGCCGTGGTCGTCGAACTCAAGCAATGGACGATGGTGCGCACTTCTCCCTGGCGGGAAGAAGTCTCCGTGATGAATGACAGTCGTCCCCACCCCTCGGCCCAGGTGCGGGACTACGTGGGTTTTCTCCGGTACTACCATTCAGCCTTCGTCCAGGACGGGGTCCACATCACCGGCTGCGTCTGGTTGCATGGGATGGAGGAGCCAAGGTCCATCTCGTTGTTGAGGAATCCCGATGCCTTCGGGGATCTCTTCCGCGAGTACCCCTTGTTCGTGAAGCGGGAGCAGCGTCGTTTCGCCGACTGGCTACACGCTCAGCTCGGGCATGGGGAGGGAACTCGAGCGGCGGAACTCATTGCCACCGGTCATACACGGCCTTCGGAGAAGCTCCTCGACATGGTCGTGCGCACCATCCAGGGTGAGTTCGAGTGGCGACTGCTCGACGTGCAGCGGCAGGCCTATCTGAGAATCATCACCGCCGTGGAGGAGGGCCGCTCGGACGGGTCTCGTACGGTGGTGTTGGTGAAGGGCGGCCCAGGCACGGGCAAGAGCGTGCTGGCGATTCAACTCCTGGCACACGGTGCCAACAAGCACTGGCGCGTGGTTCATGCCACGGGCTCTCAGGCCTTCCAGACGAACCTCCAGGGCAAGACGCTCGCCTTCTCCGAGCAGCTTCACAAGACGCTCCAGGGAGTGCGTTTCAAGAAGGAACTGCCCATCGAGCAGATCTTCTGTACCTTCGCGGATGTCGCGAAGGCGGGAGCACGCCAGGCGGACGTGTTGGACCTGGTGGTGGCCGATGAGGCTCACCGGCTCTGGGATTTCCGCCGGATGAAGTTCCCGAACGGGAAGATCCGGCGGCTCTCGGACACTCCCATGATTGAAGAGGTGATCCGCGCGAGCCGCGTCACGGCATTCTTCCTCGACGACAACCAGGCTGTGCGTGCCGGTGAGATCGGCCAGTCGTCGGTGGTCCGTGAGGCGGCGAAGCGCCTCGGGGTGCGGCTGGTGGAACTGGAATTGGATCTGCAGTTCCGCTGTGGCGGCAGCGAGAGCTATGTCCGGTGGGTTGACGCCCTCCTGGGCTTTCGTGACAGCGCGGACCTCGCGTGGAGAGCGCAAGAGGCCTATGCGCTCGAGGTCGAGCCAGACATGGTCCGGATGGACCAGCGGCTGCGCGCGCTCCGCAATCAGGGATACCGCAGCCGGATCGTCGCGGGTTACTGCTGGCCGTGGTCACCTGTGGGCTCGGGTCCGGAGCGTCTGGTGCGCGACGTGAAGGACAAGCGCTTCGGAGCGTGGAGCGCTCCGTGGATAGAGAAGACAGGTCAGGGGCGTAAACCCCTGGAGAATCAGTACTATCGCTGGGCCAACGAGGACGAATACTACGAGCAGGTCGGGTCCATCTACTCGGTGCAGGGCTTTGAGTTCGACTACGTGGGCGTGATCTGGGGCGAGGATCTCGTCTGGCGCACGGATCGGTGGGTGGCGGACCTCTCGAAGAACAAGGACAAGACATTCAAGCGTGACGTCCGCGCGAGTGGCGAGGATGCCGTGATCAAGCTGCGCAACGTATACCGGGTACTTCTCTCGCGTGGAATGAGGGGCACCCACGTGTTCATCCTGGACGCGGAGACGCGGGAACATGTCGAGTCACTCCTTCGCGGACAGCGCGCGACACGCGTGGCGTGA
- a CDS encoding M20/M25/M40 family metallo-hydrolase: protein MLPPVLPLPGTRETLEALLSFDTSPHGGAHLDCACWLIERLAALGFSCRLHRPIESAPPLIEAHRPARGLAGHVVLYGHYDVASCHPDAQGWSTPPQVLTEMEGRWFGRGVADNKGPLAARLMALARLESTPAMTWFIQGEEETGSAVASQVLGERIPALHADLWLDETGYHDHEEGTLRLIARQMGPASQRSLPPDMVMQSLLDDLLLLARCWGIGARLEVRGLNKGAVDGGCPFNYCLPVGARYLALGINDSRSHIHGTDESVPLWTFALHAEELRVVFRWVDRMTRGAS, encoded by the coding sequence ATGCTCCCTCCGGTGTTACCTCTGCCGGGAACGCGAGAGACCCTGGAAGCCCTGCTCTCCTTCGACACCAGCCCGCATGGCGGAGCTCACCTCGACTGTGCGTGCTGGCTGATCGAGCGATTGGCCGCACTCGGGTTCTCCTGCCGGTTGCATCGGCCCATCGAGAGCGCTCCTCCGCTGATTGAAGCGCACCGGCCCGCACGGGGACTCGCGGGACACGTGGTCCTGTACGGGCACTATGACGTGGCGTCCTGTCACCCGGACGCCCAGGGCTGGAGCACGCCGCCGCAGGTCCTGACGGAAATGGAGGGCCGTTGGTTCGGCAGGGGAGTGGCCGACAACAAGGGGCCCCTCGCGGCCCGTCTCATGGCGCTGGCCCGGCTCGAGTCCACCCCCGCGATGACCTGGTTCATCCAAGGTGAGGAGGAAACGGGCTCCGCAGTGGCCTCCCAGGTCCTGGGTGAGCGCATCCCCGCCCTCCATGCGGACCTCTGGCTGGATGAGACGGGCTACCACGATCATGAGGAAGGAACGTTGCGGCTCATCGCGCGCCAGATGGGTCCCGCTTCACAACGGAGTCTTCCTCCGGACATGGTGATGCAGAGCCTGCTCGATGACCTGCTGCTGCTGGCCAGGTGCTGGGGAATCGGGGCGCGCCTGGAGGTTCGTGGCTTGAACAAAGGGGCAGTCGATGGCGGATGCCCCTTCAACTACTGCCTGCCGGTGGGAGCCCGCTACCTCGCCCTTGGCATCAATGACTCCCGCTCCCACATTCACGGCACCGATGAGTCGGTTCCTCTGTGGACCTTTGCCCTCCACGCCGAGGAACTCCGCGTGGTGTTCCGATGGGTCGATCGGATGACACGAGGCGCCTCATGA
- a CDS encoding arylamine N-acetyltransferase, with translation MSESRLDDATVRAYLTRLGVSEFSLDADGLTRLMRAHLFALPFHNLPWLAGQDTARGGFSLESAVEGNLAGLGGTCDRLTPPFVALLRALGFDAWLTEARTDGADNHWVGIVHLPEGFFAVDVGYGHPFPRPFVLGTEPLEFTSYGEVFRFERTGDEWYRLSHLRPDGTVRTGYHFTPRPCLYRVSEPRPDAHPLLESIRAVRVSEWVLASVRDGRYRRVAGGLETTRPLEGWDALASLLHTTIGLPMELIDQALHVPRRHGPGLFGEAGHARPPLRFILTLAVTDRTEGVDVLLRSVVETLEREQRPSASVGVLLLDNGRAEARRDALETVLEETRRRGLRVTQVRARQELARLAPSRKWGLLPIETPLPLPIGAARTLQTSLLHEHLRTGNLELPHPRDGRGPIAVWMLDDDLAFQRLRETAEGFVVEPAEEPFRRAELLWRRHPEVSVVLGSFTGEPPIPGYATLYVQTHDLAGNLRAMAALSPEAPWTPGPSPRELTDYYYDHARGSTAHLQTVFPWIPPGRAPWCVRDAFRTLCESFTRVPHGQQVTRPLTHVPSSTLAPSRNRGGNALFFDLDALVAAPYPVLRSEDGVMTRRADTLWAHLTAREPSSRIVQADLDLRHGRWRGDGSSPLTAQRPDPVALQRFVEGQERGVVLARLLERDTVVETSSAEHEISVRRELLARSREGVRRAVAEARRVLASEEAWWWRQERESAHACLTALAQVEELARAVDALEDPALPERLADFARQLVESLPEWRATWG, from the coding sequence ATGAGTGAGTCCCGGCTCGACGATGCCACGGTTCGCGCCTACCTCACCCGGCTCGGTGTTTCGGAGTTCTCCCTGGATGCCGATGGGCTGACGCGCTTGATGAGAGCCCACCTCTTCGCGCTGCCCTTCCACAACCTGCCGTGGCTGGCGGGGCAGGACACCGCTCGTGGGGGTTTCTCGCTCGAGTCCGCCGTGGAAGGCAACCTCGCGGGCCTGGGCGGCACCTGCGACCGCCTCACGCCCCCCTTCGTCGCCCTGCTGCGCGCCCTGGGCTTCGATGCATGGCTCACCGAGGCGCGAACCGATGGAGCCGACAACCATTGGGTGGGAATCGTTCACCTTCCCGAGGGGTTCTTCGCCGTGGACGTCGGGTACGGACACCCCTTCCCAAGACCTTTCGTCCTGGGCACGGAGCCGCTGGAGTTCACCTCCTACGGAGAGGTCTTCCGCTTCGAGCGGACAGGTGATGAGTGGTACCGGCTGTCTCACCTGCGCCCTGATGGAACGGTCCGCACCGGTTACCACTTCACGCCAAGACCGTGTCTCTACCGCGTGAGCGAGCCGCGGCCCGATGCCCATCCGTTGCTCGAGTCGATTCGGGCGGTCCGGGTCTCGGAGTGGGTTCTGGCCTCGGTCCGTGATGGCCGCTACCGGCGCGTCGCGGGTGGTCTTGAGACCACGCGTCCGCTCGAAGGATGGGACGCCCTCGCCTCGCTGCTTCACACCACGATCGGGCTTCCCATGGAGCTGATCGATCAGGCCCTCCATGTCCCGCGGCGGCACGGGCCCGGCCTGTTCGGGGAGGCCGGACACGCCCGGCCTCCGCTCCGATTCATCCTCACTCTCGCGGTGACCGATCGCACCGAGGGGGTGGATGTCCTGCTTCGCTCCGTGGTCGAGACACTCGAGCGAGAGCAGCGCCCGAGTGCTTCCGTCGGCGTGCTTCTGCTCGACAATGGGCGGGCCGAGGCGCGGCGGGACGCGCTCGAGACGGTGCTGGAGGAAACCCGGCGGCGCGGGCTCCGGGTGACCCAGGTCCGGGCGCGACAGGAACTCGCGCGCCTCGCCCCCTCGCGGAAGTGGGGATTGCTGCCCATCGAAACACCGTTGCCTCTGCCTATCGGGGCTGCTCGCACGCTCCAGACGAGCCTCCTGCACGAGCACTTGCGGACGGGAAACCTGGAACTGCCTCATCCTCGTGACGGGCGGGGTCCCATTGCCGTGTGGATGCTGGACGATGACCTGGCCTTCCAGCGGCTGCGCGAGACAGCGGAGGGCTTCGTGGTGGAACCCGCGGAAGAACCCTTCCGCCGGGCGGAGCTGCTCTGGAGGCGCCATCCCGAGGTGTCCGTCGTCCTGGGCTCCTTCACGGGAGAGCCACCCATTCCGGGCTACGCGACGCTGTACGTCCAGACGCATGACCTGGCGGGCAATCTCCGAGCGATGGCGGCGCTTTCCCCCGAGGCGCCTTGGACGCCGGGTCCTTCTCCCCGCGAGCTGACCGACTACTACTACGATCATGCCCGGGGTTCGACGGCGCACCTCCAGACGGTGTTCCCCTGGATTCCTCCCGGTCGTGCGCCCTGGTGTGTCCGTGACGCCTTCAGAACGCTCTGCGAGTCGTTCACCCGGGTGCCTCACGGACAGCAGGTCACCCGGCCTCTGACCCACGTGCCCTCGAGCACGCTCGCACCGAGCCGCAACCGGGGCGGCAATGCGCTGTTCTTCGATCTGGATGCGCTGGTGGCGGCTCCCTATCCGGTGTTGAGGAGCGAGGACGGAGTCATGACCCGCCGGGCCGATACGCTTTGGGCGCACCTCACCGCGCGCGAGCCCTCGAGCCGCATCGTTCAGGCGGACCTGGACTTGAGACATGGCAGATGGAGGGGTGATGGAAGCTCGCCCCTGACCGCGCAGCGGCCGGATCCCGTGGCGCTCCAGCGGTTCGTGGAGGGCCAGGAGCGGGGTGTGGTGCTGGCGCGATTGTTGGAGCGGGACACCGTCGTGGAGACCTCCAGCGCCGAACACGAGATCTCGGTGCGTCGGGAGTTGCTGGCGCGGAGTCGGGAAGGCGTGCGGCGGGCGGTCGCGGAGGCCCGTCGGGTGTTGGCTTCCGAGGAGGCCTGGTGGTGGCGGCAGGAGCGCGAGAGTGCGCATGCCTGCCTCACGGCACTGGCCCAGGTGGAGGAACTGGCTCGCGCCGTGGACGCGCTCGAGGATCCCGCGCTGCCCGAGCGGCTCGCGGACTTCGCCCGGCAGCTGGTCGAGTCCCTGCCGGAGTGGAGAGCGACATGGGGTTGA
- a CDS encoding polysaccharide deacetylase family protein, translating to MTRLLMLHRVIPDQVTAFGRPSCYRLRGTALTLEELDRVLEAGPFRSLDEVTGALEANEPPPPGLVLTFDDGYREWIDQVAPRLEERRIPATFFVCPAFLASASQSHPVDVFYWLLDHARHPCFTLRLPDDIWFQGSLESDEGKNSLVRGSLKQFVVKGPREEVREVLARLAEALGVALPDELPRVLHPSEREVEALARAGHGLGGHGLSHRHLTEMEVEAAALEINTSLEWVVRLSGQRTAPFAYPDGNFDQRVAHLVEGAGATCALTCRPGQVMRESPRFQLPREFTTPRHPLVQPAGAS from the coding sequence ATGACCCGCCTGCTCATGTTGCACCGGGTGATACCCGACCAGGTGACGGCGTTTGGCCGACCCTCCTGCTACCGGTTGAGGGGAACGGCACTGACGTTGGAGGAACTCGATCGGGTGCTGGAAGCTGGGCCGTTCCGTTCTCTCGACGAAGTCACCGGAGCGCTCGAGGCGAACGAGCCTCCGCCGCCGGGGCTGGTGCTCACCTTCGATGACGGCTACCGGGAATGGATCGATCAGGTGGCGCCGCGGCTCGAGGAGCGGCGCATCCCCGCGACCTTCTTCGTCTGCCCGGCGTTCCTCGCGTCGGCCTCCCAGTCGCATCCGGTCGACGTGTTCTACTGGCTGCTCGATCATGCGAGGCATCCATGTTTCACGCTGCGATTGCCCGATGACATCTGGTTTCAGGGCTCGCTGGAGTCGGATGAGGGCAAGAACTCGCTCGTGCGTGGGAGCTTGAAGCAATTCGTGGTGAAGGGCCCTCGCGAGGAGGTGCGCGAAGTGTTGGCACGGCTCGCCGAGGCCCTGGGCGTCGCGTTGCCAGACGAGCTGCCCCGGGTACTCCATCCCTCGGAGCGTGAAGTCGAGGCCCTGGCTCGGGCCGGCCATGGATTGGGGGGACACGGGTTGAGCCATCGGCATCTGACGGAGATGGAGGTGGAGGCGGCGGCGTTGGAGATCAACACTTCGCTGGAGTGGGTGGTCCGCTTGTCGGGGCAGCGCACCGCGCCATTCGCCTACCCCGATGGAAACTTCGATCAGCGCGTCGCGCACCTGGTCGAAGGGGCGGGCGCGACGTGTGCGCTCACCTGTCGACCGGGGCAGGTCATGCGTGAGTCTCCGCGCTTCCAACTGCCGAGGGAGTTCACCACGCCACGCCATCCCCTGGTCCAACCCGCTGGAGCCAGCTGA
- a CDS encoding NAD-dependent epimerase/dehydratase family protein, translated as MRVWVTGGAGFIGSHLVEALLGEGHEVAVLDDLSTGRLDNLPRNEPRLEVLVGSILDPRVCARGVRHARAVVHLAARNSVPRSLVEPRPTVDVNVVGSLNVLEAARLEGVARVLYASSSSVYGVAPGLPKHEALPIDACSPYGATKAALEQLARAWSRSFGLPTIGLRYFNVFGPRQQPLSSYAAVIPRFVMACLRGGEAVIHGDGEQTRDFTYVGNVVTANLRALAAREECSGRVYNIATGGRVSVHEVYERIAALLGCSRPPRYGPRQPGDILHSHADVGAAERELGWRPEVSFEEGLRRTVDWYREREASCGVRASFVETASAGSARTNPEPPPTPWGDCPEKEARSDRGTGAPIAPVGEGSG; from the coding sequence ATGCGCGTATGGGTGACAGGCGGGGCGGGGTTCATTGGTTCCCACCTCGTGGAGGCGTTGCTCGGCGAGGGCCACGAGGTGGCGGTCCTCGATGACCTGTCGACGGGGCGGCTGGACAACCTGCCGCGGAACGAGCCCCGCTTGGAGGTGCTCGTCGGCTCCATCCTGGACCCCAGGGTCTGCGCACGGGGGGTCCGCCATGCCAGGGCGGTCGTGCACCTGGCGGCTCGAAACTCTGTTCCGCGCTCACTGGTCGAGCCACGTCCCACGGTCGACGTCAACGTGGTGGGCTCACTCAATGTGCTGGAAGCCGCGCGGCTCGAGGGCGTGGCCCGGGTGCTCTACGCGAGCAGCAGTTCCGTGTATGGAGTGGCGCCGGGATTGCCGAAGCACGAGGCGCTGCCCATCGACGCGTGCAGCCCCTATGGGGCCACCAAGGCCGCGCTAGAGCAGCTCGCGCGGGCCTGGAGCCGGAGTTTTGGTCTGCCCACGATTGGACTGCGCTACTTCAACGTGTTTGGTCCCCGGCAGCAGCCCCTGTCTTCCTATGCGGCCGTCATTCCCCGCTTCGTGATGGCCTGCCTTCGCGGAGGCGAGGCGGTCATTCATGGGGATGGCGAGCAGACGCGCGACTTCACCTACGTGGGGAATGTCGTCACCGCGAATCTCCGAGCGCTCGCCGCGCGGGAGGAGTGCTCTGGCCGCGTGTATAACATCGCAACGGGTGGACGGGTCTCCGTGCACGAAGTCTACGAGCGCATCGCCGCGCTGCTGGGATGTTCCCGGCCCCCGAGGTACGGACCTCGGCAGCCGGGCGACATCCTGCACAGTCACGCCGATGTGGGAGCCGCCGAGCGCGAGCTGGGCTGGAGACCGGAAGTGTCTTTCGAGGAGGGATTGCGGCGGACCGTGGACTGGTACCGCGAACGAGAGGCTTCCTGTGGGGTCAGGGCGTCGTTCGTGGAAACCGCCAGCGCAGGTAGCGCTCGTACCAACCCCGAGCCTCCTCCAACCCCATGGGGCGACTGCCCGGAGAAGGAGGCGCGGAGCGATCGAGGAACTGGCGCTCCCATTGCGCCCGTGGGGGAAGGATCAGGATGA
- a CDS encoding glycosyltransferase family 2 protein — protein MNPGPLSVIIPTRERPTLLQRALESVREQTRPPDEVIVVDDGDSPLDDLTSADVRCVRQEAPHGAARARNLGASVAVGTMLAFLDDDDTWAPSYLAEAERLVHAHRLELVLTAFLKVKQREDGTREILPEKVPPPTLQPEDFLVRNPGIRGSNLFISRELFLRSGGFDPSLPSFHDMDLGFRLAGIPGLRYARNEQPRVLFHAHPGPRLSTAGSSTNVAGLRAFLTKHAEHMGPERVAAFRQRALQLFGVDP, from the coding sequence ATGAACCCGGGCCCCCTCTCCGTCATCATTCCCACGCGGGAACGTCCCACACTCTTGCAGCGCGCCCTGGAGAGCGTGAGGGAACAGACCCGCCCGCCCGATGAAGTGATTGTCGTCGACGATGGAGACTCGCCCCTGGACGACCTCACCTCCGCCGACGTCCGATGCGTGCGTCAGGAGGCACCACATGGAGCCGCCCGTGCCCGAAACCTGGGAGCCTCCGTGGCGGTCGGAACGATGCTGGCCTTCCTCGATGACGACGATACATGGGCACCGTCCTACCTGGCCGAAGCCGAGCGGCTCGTGCATGCCCACCGGCTGGAACTGGTCCTGACGGCGTTCCTCAAGGTGAAGCAGCGGGAGGATGGAACACGGGAAATCCTTCCGGAGAAGGTACCGCCCCCCACCCTCCAGCCCGAGGACTTCCTGGTCCGCAATCCCGGCATCCGGGGTTCCAATCTCTTCATCTCCCGGGAGCTGTTCCTTCGCTCGGGTGGCTTCGATCCCTCGCTGCCCTCCTTCCACGACATGGATCTCGGCTTCCGGCTCGCGGGCATCCCAGGACTCCGCTATGCACGCAACGAGCAACCCCGGGTTCTCTTCCACGCCCACCCGGGACCGCGTCTGTCCACTGCGGGCTCTTCCACCAACGTGGCGGGCCTGCGCGCCTTTCTGACCAAGCACGCGGAGCACATGGGTCCGGAGCGGGTTGCCGCCTTCCGCCAGCGGGCACTTCAGCTCTTCGGAGTGGACCCATGA
- a CDS encoding alpha/beta fold hydrolase — translation MRKPLLLSCLLLSVGCTTPSVPRTGPSPDGGDSPHQVKRVKVAEGVELEVLDFGGQGPALVFLSGLGNTGHVFDKLAPEFIASHHVYALTRRGFGASSWPDTGYDTATLGLDVVHALDGLGIQKAVLAGHSMAGDEMTWVSGHHPERVDKLVYLDATDDRAGIAAFLMDLSNPPMPTVEFPAGASRDAIVAILTRDLGGPYPAHELDQGHEFDPTTGGYVRPHRRSDAVEQMLRGVAKADFSAPRVPVLSLFDGQGFAEWMEAMMGLESTPADFREKARDFLPELRRDTEAADATLRKQPNWKLVKLENARHYLWLTHHADVVREMNAFLAP, via the coding sequence ATGCGAAAGCCCCTCTTGCTGTCCTGTCTGCTCCTGTCGGTTGGTTGTACCACCCCGTCCGTGCCCCGAACGGGGCCCTCCCCGGACGGCGGCGATTCACCGCACCAGGTGAAGCGCGTGAAGGTCGCGGAGGGCGTCGAGCTCGAGGTGCTCGACTTCGGAGGCCAGGGCCCGGCGCTCGTGTTCCTATCGGGCCTGGGCAACACGGGCCACGTCTTCGACAAGCTCGCGCCCGAGTTCATCGCCAGTCACCACGTCTACGCCCTCACGCGCCGCGGGTTTGGCGCCTCGAGCTGGCCCGACACCGGCTATGACACCGCCACGCTGGGCCTGGATGTCGTTCACGCGCTCGACGGCCTGGGAATCCAAAAGGCGGTGCTGGCGGGCCACTCCATGGCGGGAGACGAGATGACCTGGGTGAGCGGCCACCACCCGGAGCGCGTCGACAAGCTCGTCTATCTGGACGCGACGGATGACCGGGCGGGAATCGCGGCGTTCCTGATGGACCTGAGCAACCCGCCCATGCCCACCGTCGAATTCCCGGCGGGGGCGTCACGCGACGCCATCGTGGCCATCCTCACGCGCGACCTGGGCGGCCCCTATCCCGCGCACGAGCTCGATCAGGGCCACGAGTTCGACCCCACCACCGGCGGCTACGTGCGCCCGCACCGGCGCTCCGATGCGGTGGAGCAGATGCTCCGGGGGGTGGCCAAGGCGGACTTCTCCGCGCCGCGCGTGCCCGTGCTCTCGCTCTTCGACGGACAGGGGTTCGCCGAGTGGATGGAGGCCATGATGGGGCTCGAGAGCACGCCCGCGGACTTCCGGGAGAAGGCGCGGGACTTCCTGCCCGAGCTGCGGCGGGACACGGAGGCCGCGGACGCCACGCTGCGCAAGCAGCCGAACTGGAAACTGGTGAAGCTCGAGAACGCGCGGCACTACCTCTGGCTCACCCACCATGCCGATGTCGTGCGGGAGATGAACGCCTTCCTCGCCCCCTGA
- a CDS encoding MerR family transcriptional regulator encodes MEWSIQDIARLAGTTSRTLRHYDDVGLLKPSRIGSNGYRYYDQAALVRLQRILLLRELGLGLPAIAEVLEGQKDTTRALQTHLTWLRREQQRLARQITSVETTIRKLNGGEQIMAEEILDGFDNSQYEEEVVQRWGRDDYDKSTRKWTTLGKDKQRDLMAEQERIAQALAEASMRGEDVGGDEVQELVRQHHAWVSFFWVPNREAYINLGEMYVADPRFTAVYDKHAQGATRFIRDAMRVFAEKNLE; translated from the coding sequence ATGGAATGGTCCATCCAGGACATCGCTCGCCTGGCGGGAACGACGAGCCGCACCTTGCGTCATTACGACGACGTGGGACTGCTCAAGCCGAGCCGCATCGGGAGCAATGGCTATCGTTACTATGATCAGGCGGCGCTCGTCCGCCTGCAACGCATCCTGCTGCTGCGGGAGCTCGGCCTGGGTTTGCCCGCCATCGCCGAGGTGCTGGAAGGGCAGAAGGACACCACCAGGGCCTTGCAGACCCACCTCACGTGGCTGAGGCGGGAGCAACAGCGTCTGGCGCGTCAGATCACGTCGGTGGAAACGACGATTCGCAAGTTGAACGGAGGAGAGCAGATCATGGCCGAGGAGATTCTCGATGGCTTCGACAACAGCCAATACGAAGAGGAGGTGGTCCAGCGGTGGGGACGGGACGACTACGACAAGAGCACACGCAAATGGACCACCCTGGGCAAGGACAAGCAGCGCGACCTGATGGCCGAGCAGGAGCGGATCGCCCAGGCACTCGCCGAGGCAAGCATGCGCGGCGAGGATGTCGGCGGTGACGAGGTGCAGGAGCTGGTGCGCCAGCACCACGCGTGGGTGTCGTTCTTCTGGGTACCCAACCGCGAGGCCTACATCAACCTGGGCGAGATGTACGTCGCGGATCCGCGCTTCACCGCAGTCTACGACAAGCACGCCCAGGGCGCGACGCGGTTCATCCGGGACGCCATGCGCGTCTTCGCGGAGAAGAACCTGGAATGA